A region of the Microbacterium sp. SL75 genome:
GTCGTCGACGCGCTGAAGCTGACGGGCCGGGGCGACGTCCTCTAGCACCGCGTACCCGCAACATTCTGAGACCGGATGCCACGCCTCGTGGTATCCGGTCTCTCTTTTTCGCGGGGCGTGTGGCGGGGGGATGACGCGAGATTGCGTCTTTGTAACCATTGCCGCGCGCGGGGGCTCCCGGTGCGCAAGCGCGGCGACACAGTGGGTAACGTGACGGGATCGTCCCTCAAACCCGTTGGGGGCATCCGTCTTGGAGGACCATTCGTGAAGACCACGAAGAAGGCCGTCGTCAGCGGCCTCGCCATGATCGGCGCCGCCGTGCTGCTCGCCGGTTGCGGCGCCGCGCCCGAGAGCAACGGCTCGACCGCTGCCGCCGGGGGAGACCTCGTCGAGGGCTTCACCCCCTGCATCATCTCGGATGACGGCGGCTGGAACGACCGTTCGTTCAACCAGTCGGCCAAGGAAGGCATCGACAAGGCCGCGAGCGAGCTCGGCGTCAAGGCCATCGAGGTCGAGTCCAGCTCGGCGAACGACTACGCCCCGAACCTCGAGAACCTCGTGGCCGAGGGCTGCACGTTCATCGTCGCGGTGGGCTTCAAGCTCAGCGCCGACACCGTGGCCTCGGCCAAGGCGAACCCCAACCTCCAGTACGCGATCATCGACGACCGCGCCGACACCGACAACGACGGCAAGACCGACGCCCCGAACATCAAGCCGCTGCTGTTCGACACCGTCCAGGCCGCCTACCTCGGTGGATACGCCGCCGCCGCGTACTCCGCGGAGAACGGCGTCAACAAGGTCGGCACCGTCGGTGGCATCCCGATCCCGCCCGTCACCATCTTCATGGACGGCTTCGTCGACGGCGTGAAGAAGTACGACGAGGACAAGGGCGCCAGCGTCCAGACCTTCGGGTGGGACGTCGCCGCGCAGAACGGCTCGTTCACCGGCGGCTTCGCGGCCAACGACGCAGCCAAGCAGGCCGCGCAGGGTCTGCTCGACCAGGGTGTCGACGTGCTCCTGCCCGTGGGTGGCCCGATCTACAGCAGCGCGGCCGACGCGATCCGCGACAGCGGCTCGAAGAGCGTCATGCTCGGCGTCGACTCCGACCTCGCCAAGGCCGACCCGAACGTGTCGGACCTGGTGCTGACCTCGATCCTCAAGCGCATCGACACCGCCGTGTACGACTCGGTGACGCAGGCTGCCAAGGGCGACTTCGACGCGACCCCCTACGTCGGCACGCTCGAGAACGACGGCGTCGGCCTGGCGGACTTCAACTCGAAGTTCACCCTGCCGGCCGGTCTGGCCGACGAGCTGTCCGCTCTGCGCGAGCAGATCGTCTCCGGCTCGCTGAAGGTCACCTCGCCCAGCTCCCCGTAAGCACCACCTCTCGCGCCGCGGTCGCTCGGACCAGGAGTTCGAGCGGCCGCGGCCGTGAGCCCCAGAGAACCAACCGCGGTCGCTCGGACCAGGAGTCCGAGCGACCGCGGTTTCTTTCCGTCTTCTTAACGTCTTCGAATAGGGTGCACAGCATGAAGCTCGAGCTCCGCGGCATCACCAAGCGGTTCGGGTCCCTGGTTGCGAACGACCACATCGATCTGGTCGTCCAGCCTGGCGAGATCCACGCTCTCCTCGGAGAGAACGGTGCCGGTAAATCCACACTCATGAACGTCCTCTACGGCCTGTATCAGGCCGACGAGGGCGAGATCCTGCTGGACGACGTCGTCCAGCGCTTCCGCGGCCCCGGCGATGCCATGGCCGCGGGAATCGGCATGGTGCACCAGCACTTCATGCTCATCCCCGTCTTCACCGTCGCCGAGAACGTCATGCTCGGCCACGAGAGCACCAAGGCCCTGGGCGCGCTCGATCTGAACGCCGCCCGCAAGCACGTGCGCGACGTCGCGCAGCGCTTCGGCTTCGAGGTCGACCCCGACGCTCTGGTCGGCGACCTGCCCGTCGGCGTGCAGCAGCGCGTGGAGATCATCAAGGCTCTGTCTCGGGATGCCAAGGTGCTCGTGTTCGACGAGCCCACGGCCGTGCTCACCCCGCAGGAGACCGATGAGCTCATGGGCATCATGCGGCAGCTGCGCGACGAGGGCACCTCGATCGTCTTCATCACCCACAAGCTCCGCGAGGTGCGCGAGGTCGCCGACCGCATCACCGTCGTTCGCCTGGGCAAGATCGTCGGCGAAGCCGAACCCACTGCCAGCAACGGCGAGCTCGCCTCGCTCATGGTCGGCCGCGCGGTCGAGCTCACCGTGGTCAAGGCCGCCCCGAAGGCCGCGGCATCCGGGGGCCTGTCCATCCGCAACCTGCGCGTGGTCACGCCCGAGGGAGCCGTGGTCGTCGACGACGTCGATCTCGACGTGCGTCCCGGCGAGATCGTCGCGATCGCGGGTGTGCAGGGCAACGGTCAGACGGAGCTCGTCGAGGCCATCGTGGGCCTCGCCGAGGGGGTGACCGGCACCGTCGACCTCGATGGCACCGAATTGGTCGGAAAGAGCGTGCGCGCCATCCTCGACGCGGGCGTCGGCTTCGTCCCCGAGGACCGAAAAGAGGACGGCCTGGTCGGAGGCTTCTCCGTCGCCGAGAACCTCATCCTCGACCGTTCATCCGACTCCGCCTTCGTCTCCGGCGGCACGATCAAGCGCGCCGCGCTCACCGCTTTCGCCCGCGAGCGCATCGCCGAGTACGACATCCGCACCCAGTCGGCATCCACCCCGGTCGGCACGCTGTCGGGCGGCAACCAGCAGAAGGTGGTCATCGCCCGCGAGATGAGCCGCCCGCTGAAGCTGTTCGTCGCCGCTCAGCCCACCCGCGGCGTCGACGTCGGCTCGATCGAATTCATCCATAAGCAGATCGTCGCCGCGCGCGATGCGGGCGTGCCCGTGATCGTCGTGTCGACCGAGCTCGACGAGATCGCCGCCCTCGGCGACCGCATCGCGGTGATGTACCGCGGCGGCATCGTGGGCATCGTGCCGGGGAACACCCCGCGCGAGATCCTCGGGCTCATGATGGCGGGCGAGCAGCCCGCGGAGGAGACAGCGTGAGCGGCCACATCCCGAGCACGGGCCCGACCGGAGACGCAGGTCTGCCGCCCGAGCAGCTGCCGAACGCATCGGGGCCGCTGACCGGCCACACCCCCGCCGAGACGCCCGCGCCGCCGCGCACGAACCAGTTCCTCACCGAGTTGCTGCGCTCGTCGTGGATCACCACGCTCC
Encoded here:
- a CDS encoding ABC transporter ATP-binding protein, with the translated sequence MKLELRGITKRFGSLVANDHIDLVVQPGEIHALLGENGAGKSTLMNVLYGLYQADEGEILLDDVVQRFRGPGDAMAAGIGMVHQHFMLIPVFTVAENVMLGHESTKALGALDLNAARKHVRDVAQRFGFEVDPDALVGDLPVGVQQRVEIIKALSRDAKVLVFDEPTAVLTPQETDELMGIMRQLRDEGTSIVFITHKLREVREVADRITVVRLGKIVGEAEPTASNGELASLMVGRAVELTVVKAAPKAAASGGLSIRNLRVVTPEGAVVVDDVDLDVRPGEIVAIAGVQGNGQTELVEAIVGLAEGVTGTVDLDGTELVGKSVRAILDAGVGFVPEDRKEDGLVGGFSVAENLILDRSSDSAFVSGGTIKRAALTAFARERIAEYDIRTQSASTPVGTLSGGNQQKVVIAREMSRPLKLFVAAQPTRGVDVGSIEFIHKQIVAARDAGVPVIVVSTELDEIAALGDRIAVMYRGGIVGIVPGNTPREILGLMMAGEQPAEETA
- a CDS encoding BMP family lipoprotein, whose translation is MIGAAVLLAGCGAAPESNGSTAAAGGDLVEGFTPCIISDDGGWNDRSFNQSAKEGIDKAASELGVKAIEVESSSANDYAPNLENLVAEGCTFIVAVGFKLSADTVASAKANPNLQYAIIDDRADTDNDGKTDAPNIKPLLFDTVQAAYLGGYAAAAYSAENGVNKVGTVGGIPIPPVTIFMDGFVDGVKKYDEDKGASVQTFGWDVAAQNGSFTGGFAANDAAKQAAQGLLDQGVDVLLPVGGPIYSSAADAIRDSGSKSVMLGVDSDLAKADPNVSDLVLTSILKRIDTAVYDSVTQAAKGDFDATPYVGTLENDGVGLADFNSKFTLPAGLADELSALREQIVSGSLKVTSPSSP